From the Streptomyces sp. Tu 2975 genome, one window contains:
- a CDS encoding FAD-dependent monooxygenase, producing MEEKAEQHRVPVLIVGGSLVGLSASLFLGRLGVGHMLVEKHAATSIHPRGRGNNLRTMEVFRSAGVAERIRAAASVLADNHGILQTPDLGDADAGEWLVKQIDEKGGAPGRLSPAAWCVCSQNDLEPVLLEAAVELGGDVRFSTELVSFEQDDDGVTAVVRDRGTGRESTVRADYLIAADGPRSPVRERLGIGQSGPGDLFHNVSVSFRSRALAAVVGDRRFVVCYLTGPEAEGALLPVDNKELWVFHAPWQYDRGEPLEDFTDERCADLLRAATGVPDLDVEVTGKAPWHAAERVAEHYGRGRVFLAGDSAHEMSPTGAFGSNTGIQDAHNLAWKIAAVLDGSAGPGLLDTYEQERLPVALATSARASARSVEHSHPGYEPAPAAVAAGPRGGLLPVVLGYRYPRGAVLGADPELPPVPDRIDFSGAPGSRAPHMWLHRPGDHNRLSTLDLYEKSFVLLAGHGGKDWLTAAELVADRLSVGLVAYRVGQGTEADLVAEAGADWAQMHGTTPEGAVLVRPDGFVAWREVHSVPDAETTLYEALAAVLRRG from the coding sequence ATGGAAGAGAAAGCCGAACAACACCGCGTACCGGTCCTGATCGTGGGCGGCTCCCTCGTGGGCCTGTCCGCATCCCTGTTCCTCGGCCGGCTCGGCGTCGGGCACATGCTCGTCGAGAAGCACGCGGCCACCTCGATCCACCCCCGCGGCCGCGGGAACAACCTGCGCACGATGGAGGTGTTCCGTTCGGCCGGGGTGGCGGAGCGGATCCGGGCCGCGGCGTCCGTGCTGGCGGACAACCACGGCATCCTCCAGACGCCGGACCTGGGCGACGCCGACGCGGGCGAGTGGCTGGTCAAGCAGATCGACGAGAAGGGCGGCGCGCCGGGCCGTCTCAGCCCCGCCGCATGGTGCGTGTGCAGCCAGAACGACCTGGAGCCCGTGCTCCTCGAGGCGGCCGTCGAACTGGGCGGCGATGTGCGCTTCTCCACCGAGCTGGTCTCCTTCGAGCAGGACGACGACGGCGTCACCGCCGTCGTCCGCGACCGGGGGACCGGCCGCGAGAGCACGGTGCGCGCGGACTATCTGATCGCCGCCGACGGGCCGCGCAGCCCGGTGCGTGAGCGGCTCGGCATCGGGCAGTCCGGCCCCGGTGACCTGTTCCACAACGTGAGCGTCAGCTTCCGCTCGCGCGCACTCGCCGCCGTGGTCGGCGACCGCCGCTTCGTGGTCTGCTACCTGACCGGCCCCGAGGCGGAGGGCGCCCTGCTCCCGGTGGACAACAAGGAGCTCTGGGTCTTCCACGCGCCCTGGCAGTACGACCGCGGCGAGCCGCTCGAGGACTTCACGGACGAGCGCTGCGCCGACCTCCTGCGCGCGGCGACCGGCGTGCCGGACCTCGACGTCGAGGTCACCGGAAAGGCGCCCTGGCACGCCGCGGAACGGGTCGCCGAGCACTACGGGCGGGGCAGGGTCTTCCTGGCGGGGGACTCCGCACACGAGATGTCGCCGACCGGCGCCTTCGGCTCCAACACCGGTATCCAGGACGCACACAACCTCGCCTGGAAGATCGCGGCCGTCCTCGACGGCTCTGCGGGGCCGGGGCTGCTCGACACCTACGAGCAGGAACGCCTGCCGGTGGCGCTGGCCACCAGCGCCCGCGCCTCCGCGCGGTCGGTCGAGCACAGTCACCCCGGGTACGAGCCGGCGCCCGCGGCGGTGGCCGCCGGACCGCGCGGCGGGCTGCTCCCCGTCGTCCTCGGCTACCGCTACCCGCGCGGGGCGGTCCTCGGCGCCGACCCCGAACTGCCGCCCGTCCCCGACCGGATCGACTTCTCCGGGGCGCCCGGAAGCCGTGCCCCGCACATGTGGCTCCACCGACCCGGCGACCACAACAGACTGTCCACGCTGGACCTTTACGAGAAGTCGTTCGTCCTGCTGGCCGGTCACGGCGGCAAGGACTGGCTCACGGCGGCGGAACTCGTCGCCGACCGCCTGTCGGTCGGGCTGGTCGCGTACCGCGTCGGCCAGGGAACGGAGGCGGACCTGGTGGCGGAGGCCGGCGCCGACTGGGCGCAGATGCACGGCACCACGCCCGAAGGGGCGGTGCTGGTCCGCCCGGACGGGTTCGTGGCCTGGCGCGAGGTGCACTCGGTACCCGACGCGGAGACCACGCTGTACGAGGCTCTGGCGGCGGTGCTGCGGCGCGGCTGA
- a CDS encoding SchA/CurD-like domain-containing protein — MTMLSERVSQSAFDGSRLRVVLLLDLQDGAQQRFLTAYEHMRNQVAAVPGHLSDQLCQSIENPSQWLITSEWESAPPFLAWVNSEEHVETVRPLHDCVRDTRSLRFSVLRETAGVHAPQAAAQHAGGLQPSPRVGDGVVRHALTFTVKRGSEQTVAKILAGYTSPESQVDDTTRLRRTTLFMHGNRVVRTVEVQGDLLAALRHVARQPEVRAVEEAINPYLEQDRNLDDPQSARLFFTRAALPAVHHLAPPGEQHAERERHALLYPAKPGCGMALARLLAGQDEAAADSAGCPVDSSTVFQRDDIVVRLVDVRGPLDTDPSAVMGAHGLRKAGVLERLLDTEALGIDESLSDEKAMTRLLESAQMRLITDRRAL, encoded by the coding sequence ATGACAATGCTGTCCGAACGTGTGTCCCAGTCCGCATTCGACGGCTCCCGGCTCCGGGTCGTGCTGCTGCTTGACCTCCAGGACGGCGCCCAGCAGCGCTTTCTGACGGCCTACGAGCACATGCGCAACCAAGTGGCCGCCGTGCCCGGTCATCTCAGCGACCAGCTCTGCCAGTCGATCGAGAACCCGTCGCAGTGGCTCATCACCAGCGAATGGGAGAGCGCACCGCCCTTCCTCGCCTGGGTGAACAGCGAGGAGCACGTCGAGACCGTACGGCCGCTGCACGACTGCGTGCGCGACACACGGTCCCTGCGCTTCAGCGTCCTGCGAGAAACCGCGGGCGTGCACGCCCCCCAGGCGGCCGCTCAGCACGCAGGCGGGCTCCAACCGTCCCCCCGGGTCGGAGACGGCGTGGTCCGCCACGCCCTCACCTTCACCGTCAAGCGCGGCAGCGAGCAGACCGTGGCCAAGATCCTCGCCGGCTACACCTCGCCCGAGTCGCAGGTCGACGACACCACCCGGCTCCGCCGCACCACGCTGTTCATGCACGGCAACCGCGTCGTACGGACCGTCGAGGTGCAGGGCGACCTGCTCGCGGCGCTGCGGCACGTGGCCAGGCAGCCCGAGGTCAGGGCGGTCGAAGAGGCCATCAACCCGTACCTGGAGCAGGACCGGAACCTCGACGACCCGCAGTCGGCACGGCTGTTCTTCACCCGCGCCGCCCTGCCCGCGGTGCACCACCTCGCCCCTCCGGGCGAGCAGCACGCGGAGAGGGAGCGCCACGCGCTGCTCTACCCGGCCAAGCCCGGGTGCGGGATGGCCCTCGCCCGGCTGCTGGCCGGACAGGACGAGGCAGCGGCCGACAGCGCCGGCTGCCCCGTCGACAGCAGCACCGTCTTCCAGCGCGACGACATCGTCGTACGCCTCGTCGACGTGCGCGGACCGCTCGACACCGACCCGTCGGCCGTCATGGGCGCGCACGGCCTGCGCAAGGCCGGCGTGCTGGAGCGGCTGCTGGACACCGAGGCGCTCGGCATCGACGAGTCGCTCTCGGACGAGAAGGCGATGACCCGTCTGCTCGAGAGCGCCCAGATGCGCCTGATCACCGACCGCCGTGCCCTTTGA
- a CDS encoding acyl carrier protein, translated as MPDQLTVDELAALMKKGAGITVDPNEMEQRPETPFEVYGLDSLGLLGIVGELENRYGRPLPPDADRCKTPREFLDLVNTSLMAGA; from the coding sequence ATGCCCGACCAGCTGACCGTCGACGAACTGGCCGCCCTGATGAAGAAGGGAGCCGGGATCACCGTCGACCCCAACGAGATGGAGCAGCGGCCCGAGACGCCGTTCGAGGTCTACGGCCTCGACTCGCTCGGCCTGCTCGGCATCGTGGGCGAACTGGAGAACCGGTACGGCCGGCCTCTGCCGCCCGATGCCGACCGCTGCAAGACGCCCCGTGAATTCCTCGACCTCGTCAACACCTCCCTGATGGCAGGAGCCTGA
- a CDS encoding SRPBCC family protein, with the protein MPGHTENEVTIDAPLDLVWDVTNDLDHWPQLFSEYASVEVMEREGNRTVFRLTMYPDENGQVWSWVSERVADRSALTVTARRVETGPFQYMNIRWEYEETPRGVRMRWTQDFAMKPDAPVDDEWMTANINRNSPIQMDLIRNKIEQRARLGRDSKDAAAPASAV; encoded by the coding sequence ATGCCCGGACACACCGAGAACGAAGTCACCATCGACGCCCCCCTCGACCTCGTGTGGGACGTCACCAACGACCTCGACCACTGGCCGCAGCTGTTCAGCGAGTACGCGTCCGTGGAGGTCATGGAACGCGAGGGCAACCGGACCGTGTTCCGGCTGACCATGTACCCGGACGAGAACGGCCAGGTCTGGAGCTGGGTCTCCGAGCGCGTGGCCGACCGTTCCGCGCTCACGGTCACCGCCCGCCGGGTCGAGACCGGCCCCTTCCAGTACATGAACATCCGCTGGGAGTACGAGGAGACGCCCCGCGGTGTACGGATGCGCTGGACGCAGGACTTCGCGATGAAGCCGGACGCGCCCGTCGACGACGAGTGGATGACGGCCAACATCAACCGCAACTCGCCGATCCAGATGGACCTCATCCGGAACAAGATCGAGCAGCGCGCCCGGCTCGGCCGCGACTCCAAGGACGCCGCGGCGCCCGCTTCCGCGGTCTGA
- a CDS encoding TcmI family type II polyketide cyclase, with product MHHALIVARMAPGSAPDIAEVFTASDKGELPHLVGVKRRSLFQFGDVYLHLIESEKPAGPAIAKLTEHPEFRDISDRLSAFVSPYDPQTWRSPKDAMAQQFYSWRSD from the coding sequence ATGCACCACGCCCTGATCGTCGCCCGGATGGCACCGGGTTCCGCCCCCGACATCGCCGAGGTGTTCACGGCCTCCGACAAGGGGGAGCTGCCGCACCTCGTGGGAGTGAAGCGGCGCAGCCTGTTCCAGTTCGGCGACGTCTACCTGCACCTCATCGAGTCGGAGAAGCCGGCCGGCCCGGCGATCGCCAAGCTGACGGAGCACCCGGAGTTCCGGGACATCAGCGACCGGCTCTCCGCGTTCGTCAGCCCGTACGACCCGCAGACCTGGCGGAGTCCGAAGGACGCCATGGCGCAGCAGTTCTACTCGTGGCGGAGCGACTGA
- a CDS encoding methyltransferase — translation MTTASETTLPAMRLRELVFGAACAAAVRAAARLGVADALGEAPATAEELAAEVKAQPGALRRMLRALACYGIFEEDADGRFVHTEMSRLLREDDPHSLRYIALWCTEPWTWDAWPLLDEAVRKGGGVFSDIYGKEFFDHLHEDAPESAHVFNRAMTTSSKQSARDVAELLDLGGAKTIADIGGGQGHVLAELLEKHPGVRGTLLDLPRVVAAADPRLLEGGSLADRTDIVPGDCRQAMPVAADLYIIKNILEWDDDSTRRTLRNIVAAARPGARVLVIENLVDDTPSMKFTTSMDLLLLLNVGGAKHTRQSMISRMSDAGLLVGEVRPVNAYLHLFESVVPD, via the coding sequence ATGACCACTGCAAGCGAAACCACTCTGCCCGCCATGCGGTTGAGAGAGCTCGTCTTCGGCGCGGCCTGCGCCGCCGCCGTGCGCGCGGCGGCCCGGCTCGGCGTCGCCGACGCGCTCGGGGAGGCGCCGGCGACCGCGGAGGAGCTCGCGGCGGAAGTCAAGGCACAGCCCGGCGCACTGCGCAGGATGCTGCGCGCCCTGGCCTGCTACGGCATCTTCGAGGAGGACGCCGACGGCAGGTTCGTCCACACCGAGATGTCGCGACTGCTGCGCGAGGACGACCCGCACAGCCTGCGGTACATCGCGCTCTGGTGCACGGAACCGTGGACCTGGGACGCCTGGCCGCTTCTCGACGAGGCGGTCAGGAAGGGCGGCGGCGTCTTCAGCGACATCTACGGCAAGGAGTTCTTCGACCACCTGCACGAGGACGCGCCCGAATCGGCCCACGTCTTCAACCGTGCCATGACCACCTCGAGCAAGCAGTCGGCGCGGGACGTCGCCGAACTGCTCGACCTCGGCGGAGCGAAGACGATCGCGGACATCGGCGGCGGCCAGGGCCATGTGCTGGCGGAGCTGCTGGAGAAGCACCCTGGCGTCCGTGGCACTCTGCTCGACCTGCCCCGTGTCGTCGCGGCGGCCGACCCCCGGCTGCTCGAGGGCGGATCGCTCGCCGACCGGACCGACATCGTCCCCGGCGACTGCCGGCAGGCCATGCCGGTCGCCGCCGACCTGTACATCATCAAGAACATCCTGGAGTGGGACGACGACAGCACCCGCAGGACACTGCGCAACATCGTCGCGGCGGCCCGCCCGGGCGCCCGCGTGCTCGTCATCGAGAACCTGGTCGACGACACCCCGTCGATGAAGTTCACGACGTCGATGGACCTGCTGCTGCTCCTCAACGTCGGCGGCGCCAAGCACACCAGGCAGAGCATGATCAGCCGGATGTCGGACGCCGGGCTGCTCGTCGGCGAGGTTCGTCCGGTCAACGCCTATCTGCACCTGTTCGAGAGCGTGGTCCCGGACTGA
- a CDS encoding right-handed parallel beta-helix repeat-containing protein has translation MTKRQTTMLGCAALLVASGLGAAAPASAAVSHRVLPGESIQAAVDAAQPGDIIDIAAGTYTESVRITKSGLTLRGAGNATVLKPSKTAAAADTCAGAGNGICVIGTEQQPLEGVQVRSLTLSGFAKNGLWAAWTDRLTVRQVTSENNGTWGIAQERSTRSVLRSNLVRGNGDAGIFVANTVSAESGAVDTMGTVVSDNLMVDNRIGTTIRRVRNLTVQANEITGNCAGAFLVGDETTPRAGALTVRFNRVHENNKHCDKTARLPEIQGTGIVLTGTEDTLVEWNVIRGNVGSAPMSGGIVLFKSIVGAAGTDNVVRNNIVLGNGAADLANRDTNGTGNVFSRNMCGLSQPAGLC, from the coding sequence ATGACAAAGCGACAAACGACCATGCTCGGATGCGCGGCTCTGCTCGTCGCGTCCGGCCTCGGCGCGGCGGCTCCCGCCAGTGCCGCCGTCAGCCACCGGGTCCTGCCGGGCGAGTCGATCCAGGCCGCGGTGGACGCCGCACAGCCGGGCGACATCATCGACATCGCGGCCGGCACCTATACGGAGAGCGTCCGGATCACCAAGTCGGGCCTGACTTTGCGGGGCGCGGGCAACGCGACCGTGCTCAAGCCGTCGAAGACCGCGGCCGCCGCCGACACCTGCGCCGGTGCGGGCAACGGCATCTGCGTCATCGGCACCGAGCAGCAGCCCCTCGAGGGCGTACAGGTCCGCTCCCTCACCCTCAGCGGATTCGCCAAGAACGGCCTCTGGGCCGCCTGGACCGACCGGCTGACGGTGCGGCAGGTCACCTCGGAGAACAACGGAACCTGGGGCATCGCCCAGGAGCGGTCCACCCGGTCGGTGCTGCGGAGCAACCTCGTCCGGGGCAACGGCGACGCCGGTATCTTCGTGGCCAACACCGTCAGCGCCGAGTCCGGCGCCGTCGACACCATGGGCACGGTCGTCTCGGACAACCTGATGGTCGACAACCGCATCGGCACCACGATCCGCCGCGTGCGCAACCTGACCGTCCAGGCCAACGAGATCACCGGCAACTGCGCCGGTGCGTTCCTCGTCGGTGACGAGACGACCCCGCGGGCGGGCGCCCTGACGGTCCGTTTCAACCGCGTGCACGAGAACAACAAGCACTGCGACAAGACCGCACGGCTGCCCGAGATCCAGGGCACCGGCATCGTCCTCACCGGCACCGAGGACACCTTGGTGGAGTGGAACGTGATCCGCGGCAATGTGGGCTCCGCCCCGATGTCCGGCGGGATCGTCCTCTTCAAGAGCATCGTGGGCGCGGCCGGCACCGACAACGTCGTCCGGAACAACATCGTCCTCGGCAACGGAGCCGCGGACCTCGCCAACCGTGACACGAACGGCACCGGCAACGTCTTCAGCCGGAACATGTGCGGACTCTCCCAGCCCGCGGGCCTGTGCTGA
- a CDS encoding crosslink repair DNA glycosylase YcaQ family protein: MGIEEVTRERVLAYRVAAQGLDRSSDAPDVLTLGVQDTPSGAARQALAARGASGDGLELVWSMRGAPHLHRRGDLRALATALWPLDDADATARISTAVIKDGARLGLEAFRVTATAFREVVTRPMAKGEVSTAVSGAVPQSLTYWCETCGAQHVSGLLFQQAGLFGAVRVTSQGGRTVLSPLAERFPVPAAASGTAALVRNYLRHLGPAAPADVATYLGTRPTVVRKVWPEDLAEVSVEGRKAWLPAGELGALRSARCGRLVRLLPPGDPFLQARDRQLVVPDKDRRKEIWRAIGGPGALLVGSEIAGTWRVRAAGRKVDVTVTPFGRLPAFVRRELETEAGTVAVARGAEEARLHVG; encoded by the coding sequence ATGGGAATCGAGGAAGTGACCAGGGAACGGGTGCTGGCGTACCGGGTGGCGGCGCAGGGGCTCGACCGGTCCTCGGACGCGCCGGACGTGCTCACCCTGGGGGTGCAGGACACGCCGAGCGGCGCCGCCCGGCAGGCGCTTGCCGCACGGGGTGCGTCGGGCGACGGGCTGGAGCTGGTGTGGTCGATGCGCGGGGCGCCGCATCTGCACCGCAGAGGGGACCTACGGGCACTCGCCACAGCGCTGTGGCCGCTCGACGACGCCGACGCGACGGCGCGGATCAGCACGGCCGTCATCAAGGACGGGGCGCGGCTCGGGCTCGAGGCCTTCCGTGTCACGGCGACGGCGTTCCGCGAGGTGGTGACCAGGCCGATGGCCAAGGGCGAGGTGAGCACCGCTGTGAGCGGGGCGGTGCCGCAGTCGCTGACGTACTGGTGCGAGACCTGCGGTGCGCAGCACGTCTCGGGGCTCCTGTTCCAGCAGGCCGGTCTGTTCGGCGCGGTGCGGGTCACCTCCCAGGGCGGCAGGACCGTGCTGTCGCCGCTGGCCGAGCGGTTCCCCGTGCCGGCCGCCGCGTCGGGGACTGCCGCTCTGGTGCGGAACTACCTGCGCCACCTCGGGCCCGCCGCCCCTGCCGACGTGGCCACGTACCTGGGCACGAGGCCGACCGTGGTCAGGAAGGTGTGGCCCGAGGACCTGGCCGAGGTGTCGGTGGAGGGACGCAAGGCGTGGCTGCCGGCCGGTGAACTGGGCGCGCTTCGCTCGGCGCGCTGCGGACGCCTCGTCCGGCTGCTCCCTCCGGGCGATCCGTTCCTCCAGGCGCGCGACCGTCAGCTGGTCGTGCCCGACAAGGACCGCCGGAAGGAGATCTGGCGTGCGATCGGCGGCCCGGGTGCGCTGCTCGTCGGCTCGGAGATCGCCGGGACCTGGCGGGTCAGGGCCGCCGGACGGAAGGTCGACGTGACCGTCACCCCGTTCGGGCGGCTTCCGGCCTTCGTACGTCGGGAGTTGGAGACCGAGGCCGGCACCGTGGCCGTGGCCCGTGGCGCGGAAGAGGCCAGGCTGCACGTCGGATGA
- a CDS encoding FAD-dependent monooxygenase → MRRPRITVVGAGIGGLTLAGALAANGTDYVIHEQTRRLAEVGAGVQLSPNAVRPLLRLGLGDALREHAVRIDAMEVRGWTGRPVARTPLGEECERMFGAPYYSIHRAHLHEALLSLVDRDRLRLGERLRGARETDTGGVRLTFEDGTVREAGAVVGADGIHSTVREAFVRDEPVFAGLGIYRGLVPTDRLPDAAREHLVRLWLGPGGHFVCYPVAAGEYLSFAATVPMDEAPPESWSAPGDPEDLRRAFGSWTGLVSDIVEATEVTHQWALHDRPPLRTWSSRRITLLGDAAHPMLPFMAQGANQAIEDAMDLAACLADAPEEQIAAGLARYEALRIPRTAEIQRGSRGNAGVLHLPDGPAQRRRDAQMAVHASLRDRATLYAHETGRSVVPAAV, encoded by the coding sequence ATGAGACGGCCGCGGATCACGGTGGTCGGCGCGGGCATCGGCGGACTGACCCTCGCCGGCGCGCTCGCCGCGAACGGTACGGATTACGTCATCCACGAGCAGACCCGGCGGCTCGCCGAGGTGGGGGCGGGGGTCCAGCTCTCTCCGAACGCCGTCCGGCCGCTGCTGCGGCTCGGTCTCGGCGACGCACTGCGCGAGCACGCCGTACGCATCGACGCGATGGAGGTACGCGGCTGGACCGGCCGGCCCGTTGCCCGTACGCCGCTGGGTGAGGAGTGCGAGCGGATGTTCGGTGCGCCGTACTACTCGATCCACCGTGCCCATCTGCACGAGGCGCTGCTGTCGCTTGTCGACCGCGACCGGCTCCGGCTCGGCGAACGCCTGCGAGGCGCACGGGAGACGGACACCGGCGGCGTGCGGCTGACCTTCGAGGACGGCACCGTCCGCGAGGCCGGGGCGGTGGTCGGCGCGGACGGCATCCACTCGACGGTCCGCGAGGCGTTCGTGCGCGACGAGCCCGTCTTCGCCGGCCTCGGGATCTATCGCGGACTCGTCCCCACCGACCGGCTGCCGGACGCGGCCAGGGAGCACCTGGTACGTCTCTGGCTCGGCCCCGGCGGCCACTTCGTGTGCTACCCGGTCGCCGCCGGCGAGTACCTCAGCTTCGCGGCGACGGTCCCGATGGACGAGGCGCCCCCCGAGTCGTGGTCGGCGCCCGGCGATCCGGAGGACCTGCGCCGCGCGTTCGGTTCCTGGACCGGTCTGGTCTCCGACATCGTCGAGGCGACCGAGGTGACGCACCAGTGGGCGCTCCACGACCGGCCGCCGCTGCGCACGTGGTCGAGCCGCCGCATCACCCTCCTCGGTGACGCGGCCCATCCGATGCTGCCGTTCATGGCGCAGGGGGCCAACCAGGCGATCGAGGACGCCATGGACCTGGCGGCCTGCCTCGCCGACGCACCCGAGGAGCAGATCGCGGCCGGCCTCGCCCGTTACGAGGCGCTGCGCATCCCCCGCACCGCCGAGATCCAGCGCGGCTCCCGCGGCAACGCCGGCGTCCTCCACCTCCCGGACGGCCCGGCCCAGCGTCGCCGCGACGCACAGATGGCGGTCCACGCCTCGCTCCGCGACCGCGCGACGCTCTACGCGCACGAGACGGGCCGCAGCGTGGTCCCCGCGGCGGTGTGA
- a CDS encoding ABC transporter ATP-binding protein, giving the protein MTAVAVDGLRKRYGDHEAVRGVDFTVRDGEIFALLGPNGAGKTTTLEILEGFRDRDGGSVEVLGRDPGKKADGRWLRGQIGLVLQDIAVEPYLSVRETIARNAGYYPEPRGVDEVIDLVGLEEKRGAKVKDLSGGQKRRLDLALGVVGNPQLLFLDEPTTGFDPNARRGAWEVVRNLRDAGTTIVLTTHYMDEAQALADSVAVIAGGRIVAAGTPDTLGGRDSALARIRFALPQGAAIADVPLPVTDAEDGLVTAEAEEPTAALHRLTEWALRRGTPLERLTVEQPTLEDVYLSLTGKYAEKEASSPSSERGRRPSPGRGRRPGRSRS; this is encoded by the coding sequence GTGACCGCGGTGGCCGTGGACGGCCTGCGAAAGCGTTACGGGGACCACGAGGCGGTGCGCGGCGTCGACTTCACCGTCCGCGACGGGGAGATCTTCGCCCTGCTCGGCCCGAACGGGGCGGGCAAGACGACCACGCTCGAGATTCTGGAGGGCTTCCGCGACCGTGACGGCGGAAGCGTGGAGGTGCTCGGGCGCGACCCGGGCAAGAAGGCGGACGGGAGGTGGCTGCGCGGGCAGATCGGGCTCGTGCTCCAGGACATCGCCGTCGAGCCGTATCTGTCGGTGCGCGAGACGATCGCGCGCAACGCCGGCTACTACCCCGAGCCCCGCGGCGTCGACGAGGTGATCGACCTCGTCGGTCTCGAGGAGAAGCGCGGCGCCAAGGTGAAGGACCTGTCCGGCGGGCAGAAGCGGCGGCTCGACCTGGCCCTCGGCGTCGTCGGCAACCCGCAACTGCTGTTCCTGGACGAGCCCACCACCGGCTTCGACCCGAACGCGCGGCGCGGTGCGTGGGAGGTCGTGCGGAATCTGCGGGACGCGGGCACCACCATCGTGCTCACGACGCATTACATGGACGAGGCGCAGGCGCTCGCCGACTCGGTCGCCGTCATCGCCGGCGGCCGGATCGTCGCCGCGGGCACCCCCGACACGCTCGGCGGCCGGGACAGCGCGCTGGCCAGGATCCGCTTCGCGCTGCCGCAGGGCGCCGCGATCGCCGACGTACCCCTGCCGGTCACCGACGCGGAGGACGGTCTGGTGACGGCGGAGGCCGAGGAGCCGACCGCCGCGCTGCACCGCCTCACCGAATGGGCGCTGCGCCGCGGTACGCCGCTGGAGCGGCTGACCGTCGAGCAGCCGACCCTCGAGGACGTCTATCTGAGCCTCACCGGCAAGTACGCGGAGAAGGAAGCATCCTCGCCGTCCTCGGAGCGGGGGCGCCGGCCGTCCCCGGGCCGGGGACGCCGACCGGGACGGAGCCGCTCATGA
- a CDS encoding ABC transporter permease, which yields MTTLTPTTATGTGRSTARADARGDLALLAHQIRYEQLSFWRNPQSMVFTFVLPIVIITIFGAVFSGGADEKFFFGLTGMQYYTPTIAAVSVLGACYGQLAIILAMRRQTGVLKRLHATPLPAWVYFAGLLVHCIVVSVIDVALVIGIGSLYGVPLPTHWAAVTVTLVLGAASFCALGVGVASLIKNSEAAPAVVQFIQFPLVFISGSYFPIHSEVLNNIAGLLPVKPFNDAMLAPFAHNAGFQWKELAVLAAWGVIGALIAVRSFRWDPRPE from the coding sequence ATGACCACCCTGACCCCCACCACGGCCACCGGCACGGGGCGCTCGACGGCCCGCGCGGACGCCCGCGGCGACCTGGCGCTGCTGGCGCATCAGATCCGTTACGAGCAGCTGTCGTTCTGGCGCAATCCGCAGTCGATGGTCTTCACCTTCGTGCTGCCGATCGTGATCATCACGATTTTCGGCGCGGTGTTCAGCGGCGGCGCCGACGAGAAGTTCTTCTTCGGCCTTACCGGCATGCAGTACTACACACCGACGATCGCCGCGGTCTCGGTGCTGGGCGCGTGCTACGGCCAGTTGGCGATCATCCTGGCGATGCGCCGGCAGACGGGCGTGCTCAAGCGGCTGCACGCCACCCCGCTGCCGGCCTGGGTGTACTTCGCCGGGCTGCTGGTGCACTGCATCGTCGTCAGCGTCATCGACGTGGCGCTGGTCATCGGCATCGGTTCGCTGTACGGCGTGCCGCTGCCCACGCACTGGGCGGCGGTCACGGTGACGCTGGTGCTGGGTGCGGCGAGCTTCTGCGCGCTGGGCGTCGGCGTCGCCTCGCTGATCAAGAACTCCGAGGCGGCCCCGGCCGTCGTGCAGTTCATCCAGTTCCCGCTGGTGTTCATCTCGGGCAGCTACTTCCCGATCCACTCCGAGGTGCTGAACAACATCGCCGGGCTGCTCCCGGTGAAGCCGTTCAACGACGCGATGCTGGCGCCGTTCGCGCACAACGCCGGTTTCCAGTGGAAGGAGCTCGCGGTCCTCGCCGCCTGGGGCGTCATCGGCGCGCTGATCGCGGTCCGCAGCTTCCGCTGGGACCCGCGGCCCGAGTGA
- a CDS encoding YceI family protein: protein MSLTDHSQAATGLTAAAVDGSWTLDPGASSVEFTARHFFFLPVTGSLPVRSGSAVYRGGLRQLEAEVDAAGFGTGNPNRDKAVRGPGFLDADRFPSIRFTGERLTTGGPWQVTGLIEVKGRSVPLTFTVDTEACAVSPDGARAVVHATAELDRHACGVSAMRPLVGPRLRLRITAAFVRTAE from the coding sequence ATGTCCCTCACCGACCATTCACAGGCCGCCACCGGCCTGACCGCCGCCGCGGTCGACGGCTCCTGGACGCTCGACCCCGGCGCCTCCTCCGTCGAGTTCACCGCTCGGCACTTCTTCTTCCTGCCGGTCACCGGCTCGCTCCCCGTGCGCTCCGGGAGCGCCGTGTACCGGGGCGGGCTGCGGCAGTTGGAGGCGGAGGTCGACGCCGCCGGCTTCGGCACCGGCAACCCGAACCGCGACAAGGCAGTCCGCGGGCCGGGCTTCCTCGACGCGGACCGGTTCCCGTCGATCCGGTTCACCGGTGAGCGCCTCACCACCGGTGGACCGTGGCAGGTGACCGGCCTGATCGAGGTCAAGGGCCGGTCCGTGCCGCTCACCTTCACCGTCGACACCGAGGCGTGCGCCGTCTCGCCGGACGGCGCGCGGGCCGTCGTGCACGCGACGGCCGAGCTCGACCGGCACGCGTGCGGTGTGAGCGCGATGCGCCCGCTGGTCGGACCGCGGCTGAGGCTGCGGATCACGGCGGCGTTCGTCCGCACGGCGGAGTGA